GACTTTCTTGTTTCAGAAATTTCCCCATCCTCTGTAAACTGCTGATAATCTGTGATGACTAAGGGCGGATTTATCTCAGATTCTGTTTCAGAAAAGCGATCGGGGTGAAAAAATGTAATCCCGTTTAAACCTCCGAAATATAGCGTTCCGTCTTTTGCTTTAAAATGTGAAACGCGGTTAAATTCATTGTGTGTTATTCCGTCACCGGTCAAAAAAGTTTCAGTACGGGTTGTATTTTTGTTAAAGCGCATGATGCCGTAATCGCTCGGCAACCACAGATTATCGCAGTTGTCATCATAAACCGCATATACTACATTGTTGCTTAGCCCATGAACCGTAGTGAACTGTTCGTAAAATCCGGATGCAGGGCTATATGAGTTTTGTCCGTTGGTAAAAGTGTGTTGCCGGTTCAAAGGTTTCCCCTTGTTCCAGTGTATCAGCCCGGAACCGCTTGTGCCTATCCAAAAAGAGCCGTCCGGGTCCTGATACATATACAAGAGGTTATCAAAAGGGAAATAATATTGGTTCTTCCCACCTGACCAATACCGTTCAAAAATTTTACCGGTCTGCACTTCTAAACCATACAATCCCCCGTCGCTAACTAACCATGTATTGCCGGTACGGTCTTTAAAGAACTGATAAGCAAATGAAACAGCCCCGTTCAGCTTTTCTAAAGGTGGCAACATCACAATCTTTTTGTTCTCTAAAAATCCGATTTCCCCACTATCAATCGAAAACCATATTTTTCCAAACTCATCTTCGTAAAACGTCCAAACACGGTAAAACATCCATTTAGTATCGGGATCCGATATTTTAAACAGTTCGTACTCCAGTGTAACAGGGTTAAACTGAACTATCTGATTTTCGCTTTGATAATATAAAAACCCTTTGCTGTCTTTAAACAGGGCTATAAAATAATTGCCGACCGGCAATTTGTCCTGAATCTCCTCAGAATGATTGACCATCGCTGCTTTGCCCGTTCTCCCGTCTATTTTCCAGAAGTTAAATCTGTTGTCCTGAACAACCCATAAATTTTCAGCATCATCCTGAACAATAGCGCGCATAGCCATTCTGTCGTTGCCTTCCGTATAAAGCAGTTTTGAAAAGTGGTTGGGTTTCAGTGTTATCAGATAAAAGCCGAACTGAGTGCCTAACCACAATCTGCCGCTCCGGTCTTGAAAAATGTCATTTACATAAGTAATGCCATCAAACTTATTTCCTGTTACAAGGGTATTTGAATTGTTGGATGGAATTCCCATAAAGCCCGCCCCCCCTTTATTATCTCCGGTACTCACCCACCAAAAGTTATGGGCCTTCAACACATTGTTATAGTAATCCCAGGAACGGGTATTGAGGGAGTAGCCGGTAAATAATTGCTCCGTTTCGGGGTCTTTAGTTCGCCTTCCATCAGGCATAATCTTGTAAAATTGGTTGGCCTTTCCACTTTGAGCTATAATATATTTGCAGTTTCCAAACGCGTCCATATCAATAATAGCCGAAAAGTCATAATCTTCATGCTTAAAACGTCTTAGTTCTTCGCCTTTTTCGTTGAAGGCATAGATGGTGGTCGAGCCTCCGTCCTCAGGAGATCCGGTAAACGGGATATTCAAAACCAACCAAATTAACCCTGAAGGCGAGCTGCTTAATGTCATCCCCTTTTTAGCCACTTCAATACAAAGTGGCATAGTTTTGAAACTGCCGTCATAAATGATTAACTCGCTGTATTGTGTTAAAAAAAGTAGGTGTCCGGCAGCATTGCGACAAAAGCTCAAAACATCTTTCGGAGCAAAGGGTGCTGTTTTTCCAAATACTTGTTCGAATGGTTCCGCCTTTTCTCTGACAGGGTCAAAAATGTCAATGTTTTTAATAGCTCCGAATGAGTGATGTTCTGTCGAAATCAACCACATCCGGCCATCTGCCCCCTCAATGATATTGGTGATATCGTTTGCCTGAAGTCCGCTTGTTTCTTTGGTGTACCATTTAAAATTCAACCCGTCAAACCGGTTTAATCCGTATTTGGTGCCCAACCAAATCATATTCTGCCGATCCTGATACACACTTTGTACATCGCGGTGCGACAAGCCATCTTCTATGCTAAAATGTCTGATTTGCACAAGGTATTCCCTGGCACTTAGGTGCACGGCAAATGTTAACCAAAGAATCAAGGTCAAAACCCTTATGCTATAGGGGTTAAAATTGGGAAATTGCATTCAGACAGGTTAGTTTTTATCTCAGACATTTCATCTGCAAAAATGCTTCTCTTCTTTGTAAAAGTTAAGCACCAAAACAGAACGGTTCTTAATTTTTCGCAAAAAAAAACAACAAATATTTGTTTTTTTGAGTTTATTGTTCTGCCAAATAACTTATAAGTATCTGACCTATCAAATAATTTACACTAAAATTACAATTTACGGGCCAAAGAGAGAGCATGTTGCAACCGGCTAAAAATCAGAAATAACCGGAAGCTGAAAACAAAGGAACTTCCATTAATCCAATAGTCCGAAATGAGCGGTAAAATGCCTTAAAAACTGAGGTTCTTTGGTAATTTTTAACCCCCTGACCTGTTGTCTGTTTGCCAGAATTTCATCAAACACCTCTATCACATAATCTATATGCGATTGTGTATAAACTCTTCGTGGAATCGCAAGCCTGACCAATTCCATGGGGGCGGGTATTAAATTTCCCCGTTCATCGTATTTGCCAAACATAACCGAGCCTATTTCAACACTGCGGATGCCGCCAATCCGGTACAGTTCGCAGACCAACGCCTGCCCCGGATATTGGTGAACCGGAATATGGTGATAGAGCTTTTTAGCATCCACATATACGGCATGACCTCCGACAGGATATATGATAGGCACGCCTTTCTGAAGAATCTGTTCTCCCAAATACTGTGTACTTGTTATCCGGTATTTCAGATAATCAGGCTCAAATACTTCTTCCAATCCAACAGCTACTGCTTCCATGTCGCGCCCCGACAAACCGCCGTAGGTGGTAAACCCCTCGGTAATGATAAGCAACTGCATACAGGCATCGGATAGCTCATTGTTTCTCAGTGCCAGAAATCCGCCCATGTTCACCAATCCGTCTTTTTTTGCACTCATTACCGCCGCATCGGCCAATGAAAACATCTCTTGCGCAATTTCGCGGTAGGTTTTTTGGGCATACCCCGTTTCGTTTTTATGAATAAAGTAGCTGTTTTCTGCAATCCGGCAGCAGTCTAAAATAAACAGGATATTGTATTGTCTGCACAATTGATGGACTTGTCGCGTGTTTTCCATGCTTACCGGTTGGCCGCCGCCGCTGTTGTTGGTTACGGTTAATATGACCCCGGCAACATTTTCGGCTCCAACTTTTTCAATCTGCTTCGCCAGTTCACTTACATCTAAATTCCCTTTAAACGGAAAGGGGGAGTTATAATCTCTGGCTTCCGGAACCGGAATATCAATAGCTGTTGCCCCGCTGTATTCGATATTGGCACGGGTGGTATCGAAATGAGTATTGCTGAAAAAGTATTTACCCTTGCCGCCGATATAGGTGTATAAAATTCTTTCCGCAGCCCGTCCTTGATGGGTGGGTAAAATATGCGGCATTCCGGTAAGTTTGTGTACGGCTTTTTCAAATCGTTTCCAGCTACGGGCACCTGCATAAGACTCATCGGCACGCATCATAGCCGCCCATTGATTGCTGCTCATGGCCGAAGTGCCGCTATCTGTCAGCAAGTCTATGATGACATGTCGCGATTTGAGGAGAAACGGGTTATAATGGGCATCTTTCAGATACTGCTCCCGCTGCTCCTGGGTGCTCATCGTAATCGGCTCAACTGTTTTAATCCGAAACGGTTCAATAATGGTTTTAAATTCCATGTATTAAATGATTTAACCGCAATATTACGGAGATTAACAGAGCTTATCAATTTGATTTGAACGATTTGTCCTGGATTTAAAAACAAAAATCCCCCTGAACCCGAAATAATCCTAAGTACAGGGGGATTTAACCATTAACCATTAAAAATTACCTCACCACCATCAGCTTAATCCGCTGAATTTGTCCGTTGGCAGGATGCAATACTGCATAATACAGGCCGGGCGTTAAAAGGCTCAGGTCTAACTCGAAATCGTAGTTGGTAAGTGCTTCCGTCTGCCCGTTGAACAGCGTTGCAACTTCTTTGCCTTCGGTGTTAAATACCGACAACGAAACATGTTCGGCTTCAACGGAGGTAAAGGCAATGGTAGTCAGTCCTCCGGTCGGGTTGGGATAGGCGGTCAGTTCTTGCACCATTTCCTCGCCGATCAAATCTGATTTACAAGCACTGACTGCTATCACTTTACTTGCCGTTGACTTGCAGCCGTTGCTTGCCGTAACGGTTACGGTATAGGTTCCTCCCATTGGCAGCGTTGCTCCGATACGGACAAATGCTGCCGTGTTGGCGGTCGGTCCATCGGGGAAGCTCCATAAATAGGAGGTACCTCCCGAAGCAGACTGAGAAAGGTTTGCTCCTACGCAGACCGACGACATTCCGGTAATCACCGCATTGGGCGATGCTAACACGGTAACGCTCTTGCTTGCTGTATTTGTACAACCAGCGGCATTGGTAACCGTTACTTTGTAAACCCCTGCCATAGCAGTGGTAGCACCGGGGCGTTCCATCGTTGCGCCGGTGTCGGTAAATCCGCCCGGACCGCTCCAGGCGTAGCTAACCCCTCCTGTTGCCGTAAAGGTAATGGTGGTTCCACTGCAAACGCTGGTTGCACCTGTAATGGTGATAACCGGTTTTGCATTGACCGTTACCAGCACACTTGCCGTTGATTTACATCCGCCTGTTCCTGTTACGGTAACGGTATATGTTCCGCTCATAGCCACAGTCGCATTGGCACGGCTGATATTGGCAGAGGTGGAACTAAAGCCCGGCCCGCTCCAAACGTAGGATGTTCCGCCCGATGCACTTAATATCAGCGTGCTACCCACACAGATATTGGTATTGCCCGTAATCACCGCATTGGGCAACGGATATACCGTGATGTTGCGGCTGTTGGAGGCCGTGCATCCTCCTGCGTTAGTTACCGTAACTACATATACTCCCGACATGGCAGGTGTTGAGTTGGGAATTGACAATACATTGCCCGTTGCACTATACCCGCCCGGGCCGCTCCATTGATACGACACACCGCCCGATGCCGTCAGGGTAATCGTTGTGCCTGCACAATAGGTCAGCGTTCCCGTAATATTGGCAGATACCGTTGAGGTGGTTACACTCACCGTAACTGCTTTGATGCCCGTACATCCGTTGGCATCGGTTACCGTTACAGAATAGCTGCCCCCGGTTCCGGCTGCCGCCGTGCGGGTCATGTTTGCTCCGTTAAACGTAAAGCCGCCCGGCCCGCTCCATTGATAGGTTACCCCACCAGTTGCCGTCAGGTTGATGATGCTGCCGGTGCATACTGCCGTCGCTCCGGTAATGGTAATCACCGGTGCCGCATTGACCGTTACATTCATACTTGCCGTACCGATACACCCGTTGGCATTGGTTACTGTTACGGTATAAACCCCACTCATCGGTGCAGTTGCATTGACCCGCGTTAAAACAGCACCACTGTTGGTATAGCCTCCCGGTCCGCTCCATTGATAGAAATTGCCCCCTGTTGCGGTCAGCATGATTGTATTGCCGATGCAGAGGTTATTCACCCCTGTGATACCTGCCACCGGATTGGTATTTACCGTAATCAGGGTCGTTATGATGGTTTCAATGCATCCATTTCCGGCACTGATTGTAACCGTGTATAGACCTGTCATGTCTGTCGTGGCATTTGGGCGATTCAGGATTGCTCCTGTTGCCGTATATCCGTTTGGTCCGCTCCACTGATAGTTCGTTCCGCCATTGGCTGTCGTGCTGATGGTTTCTCCTTCGCAAATACTGCTGGTAATACCGGATACATAGCCAATCGTTTCATTGCCTTCGTTGATTGTCAGGTCGAGTATTTCAGTCGTACAACCCACCGTATGGGTATAAATACCCGTCTCGGTATAGGTCTGCCCGTTTACCGGCCAGGTATAACTAACGCACGCAAACATATAGGTCGTATTCGTGGTGTTGCCTCCGTTCGCGATGGTTAAATCCAGGGTTTCCGTATGACAACCGACTAAGTGATGATAAAGCCCCGTTGCAGTATAGGTCAGACCCGTTATCGGCCAGAAAAAACTGTTACAGGTACTTACGGTCGTTACATTGAAAGTGGTTGGTATTACCGTTACTACCACACTTGCAGTATTCACACATCCGTTGCCGTTGGTAACGGTTACCGTATAGGTGCCGCTTGTGGTAAACGAATTTAACGCCTGATTGGGCGTGTTGCCGCCACTCCACTGATAGCTTGTCCCTCCGCTTGCCGTCAGAGTAACGATGCTGCATCCGGTAGGTGTTCCGTAAATCGCTGGAGCAACCGGATTGGGCACTGTTACCGTAAACGAACAAGTTCCAATATTGCCCACTGCATCAGTTGCCGTAACCGTTACGGTGGTGGTGCCAATGCCAAAAGTACTGCCCGATGCCGGGTTAGCTGTCGAGGTCGCTCCGCAATCGTCCGATGGAGCAGGAAGGGTGAAATTAACGGTAGCAAAACACTGTCCGGTATCAACCCCTTGAATGATATTGGCCGGACAATTGGCAACAGGAGGCGCGGTTCCGTTGATGGTAACTGTAAACGAGCAGGAAGAACTGTTGTTGGAGGCATCGGTTGCCGTAACTGTTACGGTGGAGGTGCCAAGACCAAAACTGCTGCCCGATGCAGGATTGGCAACCTGAACAACAGAACAGTTGTCGCTTGCCGGTGGAAGCGTAAAGCTAACCGCCGTGTTGCAAACTCCGGTACCTACTGTTTGCGTGATACTTGCCGGACATTGTGCAACCGGAGTTTGGTTGTCGGTAACTGTAACGGTAAAGCTGCAGGTTCCGGTATTGTTTGCCGCATCCGATGCGGTTATCTGAACGGTAGTTGTTCCCACTGCAAAATTGCTGCCCGATGGGATGTTCGAAAACTCAGAAGGGTTACCCGTGCAGTTATCACTTGCAGGGGGAATGGTAAAGGTAATTGGTGCAAAACATTGTCCCGGACTTGCCGGTTGTGAAATGTTTGACGGACACACCGCTAACGGAGGTGTTACATCGTTGACCGTAACCGTAAACGAACAACTCGTGCTGTTGCCTGCTCCGTCTGTTGCTATTAGGACTACTGTGGTCGTTCCGACAACAAAAGAGCTGCCCGGCAAATGCGTGCTCACTAAGGTTGCACCCGTACAATTGTCGGTCGGTGTAGGAAGGGTAAATGGCACTGATGCCTCACAGGTTGAAGGATTGCTCGCCTGAACAATGTTGGACGGACAGCTTAGACCGGGCGCATCATTGTCGTTCACCGTAAACGTAACCGTACATCCCGCAGTATTTCCCGAAGCATCTGTTACGGTCAAAGAAACAGGAATAGTACTTCCATGCGAGACACCGGTATATACTCCTGCTGCAATGCTTTGCGTAACAGCAGGTACCGCCAATCCGCAGTTATCAGAAGGAATGACCAATGGCACTAAATTGGGTATGACTACCTCACAGTTATTGTTGCCCGTCGTGTTCAGTGTCAAAGGAGGTGTCGGACAGGTAAAGGTTGGTGGCTGATTGTCGGTAACCGACACCGTAAACGAGCAGGTAGTTGCCAGGTTGCCCGAAGCATCCACTCCGCTATACGTTACAGTCGTTACACCCGGATTGAACGACACATTGTTGATGTTTGCCCCGTCGGAAATGCCCGAATTAGAGCTTGTTGTTGCGCCGCTAAGACCAAAGCCCCAGGTAACTCCCGGACAATTATCATAAATCGGGTCAACCAGCGTAAAGGTGGCATTACAAGAATTAGGAGCAGTATTGAACACCTGATTGGACGGACAGGTCAAGGTCGGTGCCTGAATATCTAATACCGTTACCGTAAACCATACTGTCATCGCCAGGTTCGAGGCTTCATCAATCCCGTTCAGGGTAACGTTGGTAATCCCTTTGTTAAACGAGATCACATTGCTGTTGCTGCCATCGGCTATGCCGGAGGAAGCACCAAAAGTAGCACCGCTCAGGGTATAACTCCAGGTGGCCACGCAGTTGTCGGTCAACGGATCTATGATGGTGTAGTTGGCAGCACAGGTATTCAGAATGGTATTCAACACCTGATCGCCCGGATTGGCAAGCGTGGGTGCATCGTCGTCGTTCACCGTAATCACCACCGTACAGGTTGTTGTATTAGCCGGACTTGCACTGTCGGTAGCGGAGTATTGAACGGTAATCGTTGCCCCGTGATAGACCCCCGTATTATAAGCCCCTGCGGGAATGGTTTGCGCCTCGACAATACTACCCGAAGCCGTGCAGTTGTCGGTAGGACTAAGCATCGCCACATAGTTGGGAATGGTAATTTCGCAGCTTGACCCGGCATTCGTGTTGATAACAGTCGTTGCCGATGGACAGGTAACCACCGGAGCATCGTCGTCATTCACCGTAAAGGTAATCGTACAAGTAGTCGTATTAGCAGGTGTTGCTGCATCCGTAACCGTAACGACAACAGGAATGGTATTGCCATCCGATACGCCACTATAAGCCCCAGCAGGGATGCTTTGAGTAACCGGAACAGCCGCCAATCCACAGTTGTCGGCAGCATCGGAAACCATCGCCACCAAATCGGGTATGCTTACTTCGCAACTACCGTTGCCGGTGGTATTTAACACTAATGTTGGCGTGGGACAGGTAAAAGTCGGCGCATCGTCATCGTTTACGGTAATCGTAACGGTGCAAGTGGTGGTTTTGGGCACGGTTGCCCCATCGGTTGCCGTATAGTTCACCACCACAGTCGCTCCATCGCCACTGACGTTATATGCCCCTGCCGGAATAGTTTGTGCTTCCACAATGCTGCCCGAAGCAGTGCAGTTGTCCGTAGGGCTTAACAGGGCTGCATAGTTGGGAATGGTGATTTGACAACTCGCGCCCGCATTGGTATTGATGGTGGTCGTTGTAGCAGGGCAGGTTACGCTGGGGGGCTGATTGTCAACAACGGTTACGGTTTGGCTGCAAGTGGCGGTAATGCCGGCTGCATCGGTTGCCGTCCAAACTACGGTCGTGTTGCCAACGGGATAAGTGGTGGGGGCGTTGTTGGTTAAACTGCCAAATACACCACCTACCCAGTTAGAAGTTGCTCCCGTTAGTGCAAAATTATTCAATGTGCCTGTACGGCTGTTGCCCGAAGCATCAATAGCAGTATTGATACCTGCATTTGCTCCTCCTGCGGTTCCCTGATTAAGATGATAAACTGCTAACAAGCCCGGTTGTGCGTTTAGTTCAGCATTCATATTCGCAGAAATTTCGACTGCTGTTCGTGTAACATTCCATATCCGGATTTCATCTAACTTACCATTAAAATAAGGATCGGCATACTGTGATCTTCCTATCCAGTTGTTTACCGTACCTCCTACAATTGATGGGGTATAGGTGAAGGAAATATTGGTTGCCACTAAAATGCCGTTGATATACATTCTGGCAACGCCGCCTCCTAATGTAACTGCTATATGCTGCCAGGTATTTAAGGTTAATGGGCTGGGTGCGGAAATTATTTGCTCACCAACACCATAATTAATGGCAAAACGCGGTCGGCCTGCACCATCATAAGAGGTTGTGAAGAAAATATTAACACCCGGAGCATTCCCAAAATCAAGAATTCGTTGCCATCCGCTGTTTGATCTCGGGTAAACCCAAGTTTCATAAGTGAAGTTTGTAACAGTTGACAGATTGGCTGTGAACGAAATGTAATCATTCGAGCCATCAAAATCCAGAGCATTGCCATATATCGTACAATTATCGCTCACCGTTGGCGCCGTCAATGTGGTTGTGCCTGTACAAAGTCCGGGAGTGTTGTTGATGGTAACAGTTCCGGCGCAGGTAATAGTGGGCTGCTCGTTGTCGGTTACGGTAATGGTAAAAGAGCAGGTGGTGGCAGTGTTGTTTGCCCCATCGGTAGCGCTTAGTGTAACAGTGGTAACCCCTTTTTGGAAGGTAATGATTGAGCTGGCACTGCCGTTGGCTATTCCCGAAACATTGGCAGGATTACCATTGGAATTCCCCGAAAAAACAGCACTCCATGTGCCACCCGTGCAATCATCCGACATAGGGTTGAGTATGGTGTAACCGCCGGTACAATCGCCAGTACCATTGCTGTCAGTAGTAACCGCTTGATTGATAGGGCAGACCAAGGTTGGAGGTGTCGTATCTGATGAATTAGATATGGCAATACTCGCCGTTGCCGTACAACCGCCCGTTCCGGTTACGGTTACCGTATAAGTTCCGGCAACAGCAAAGCTATTGGCAGCCGTTGAAGGAGTTGCGCCGCCACTCCAGGCATAGCTTGTGCCGCCGGTGGCGGTAACGTTGATGGCAGTAATAGTGCAGGTAAGTCCTGTTGTGCCGGTGTTGTTGGTGATGCCGGCAGAAACCGGTGTACATACTCCCGGCACCGTAGTTACGCTACTTGTGGGGCTTGCTATATTATTGTCTATTATGCATGCGCAACGGGTGAGTACCGTTATGGGGGTGGTTTGATTGTAGGTGGGCAGCGTGGTAGTCCAACTGCTTCCGCCATTGGTAGAGTATTGCAGGATAGAACCGGCGGGGCAGGCAGTAGCCGGCGGGGCTATAACGCCACCGCTAAGGGTACAGCCGGCGCAGGTACTTTGACTGCTCACTATGGCGGCGGGGGCTGCTGCGGTTAAAGTGACGCAAACTCCTCCTTCATAAGCACCCAAGTCCACTGTCGTATTTTGTATGCGGGCTGCGCCTATGATATCAGTGGTAATGCCGGAGGGAATGAGGCTGTTATCACCCGTATCAATGGCGGGGCTGCTGCTTAGCAGGCGGATGCCGTCATCGGCAGTGCGGTGTATATTATCAGCGCCATCGGGGTCGGCGGCATTTACAAAGATGGGGTCGGCATTGCCGTTAGTATTCGGGCAGTTGGTACAGCTTCCATAACCGTCTTGTACTATGGAGTTGTTAACGGTGGGCGTGCCACCAATTCCACTGTTATTATCCCAAATGATACAGTTATTGACTATGGTGGCAGTTGATGTAGCATGTATACCGCCTGCGCTTGTGGGAGCTAAGTTGTCGGTAAAGGTGCAATTGCTAATGTTTGCAACACCGGTATGCATACCACCTCCGGTACTGGCTCTGTTTTCAACAAAAGCGCAGTTGCTAACTACGGGGAGGGCGGTAGAAAAGCTTCGTATTCCGGCACCGTTAGCAGCCCCGTTATTATAGAAAGTGCAATGACTGATGGTGGGAGACGAGGATAATTCAATAGATATTCCACCCCCACCAATACCCCTATTATCAATAAAAGAGCAGTTGCTGATGGTAGGCGATGAATCACGGCTTCGTATTCCGCCGCCGTTATCCCCATAATTAAGGGTAAAAGTGCAGTAACTGATGGCAGGTGCGGACGAACTGATATTATACATGCCACCGCCACCTTGTGTGCTTAAGGGGGCATCATTACCGGTAAAGGTAACATTGGTAATGGTGGGAGAGGAGGCATGGTTATACATTCCAGCGCCTGAATGCCGCGAAATACTTACCCCTTCTACCGATATACTACTGTTGATTTCTGCATGTCCCCCACTTACTGTAAAACCGTCTAATATAGTGGTAGCAGCATCAGATACAGAGAGTACTACATGATAGGCGTTTTCGGTATTGCCGGTGATGCTTAGTAAGATGTTTGTACCGCTAATTACATCGTCATTATTAAAATCGCCGCTG
This is a stretch of genomic DNA from Sphingobacteriales bacterium. It encodes these proteins:
- a CDS encoding HYR domain-containing protein, whose translation is MNRSSTIIKSVFYAMALCSLFFSFSNETEAQPGAVGTNNLNGSPFTCTTLTDLGAFRQARIQANVSSSGVTWEFPETCSYPGNVWRPYASGTGAVAFNSVIPPVGGTGSALFNSSNGGSSGTLATTVSGRYYTFNIEDKTAPDNLYMAVLETTYNPKSITSVTRCLATPAANQSVLISIALSANLTSGENVFVRYTTDAYATSTIVQATFSGTLGIATIPALPESSVVSYYVYSSNRTLANINASVTSHGQIAHDMSTLNIDNNGGSNYGYTVIASVGSTLYVDASIASSGNGYSWATAFKTLDEALALAHCSAVFNTINVAAGTYKPTKKPYSSGFEMTTDDVRDVTFHLPDGVALYGGFPNGGGTRNITANPTILSGDFNNDDVISGTNILLSITGNTENAYHVVLSVSDAATTILDGFTVSGGHAEINSSISVEGVSISRHSGAGMYNHASSPTITNVTFTGNDAPLSTQGGGGMYNISSSAPAISYCTFTLNYGDNGGGIRSRDSSPTISNCSFIDNRGIGGGGISIELSSSPTISHCTFYNNGAANGAGIRSFSTALPVVSNCAFVENRASTGGGMHTGVANISNCTFTDNLAPTSAGGIHATSTATIVNNCIIWDNNSGIGGTPTVNNSIVQDGYGSCTNCPNTNGNADPIFVNAADPDGADNIHRTADDGIRLLSSSPAIDTGDNSLIPSGITTDIIGAARIQNTTVDLGAYEGGVCVTLTAAAPAAIVSSQSTCAGCTLSGGVIAPPATACPAGSILQYSTNGGSSWTTTLPTYNQTTPITVLTRCACIIDNNIASPTSSVTTVPGVCTPVSAGITNNTGTTGLTCTITAINVTATGGTSYAWSGGATPSTAANSFAVAGTYTVTVTGTGGCTATASIAISNSSDTTPPTLVCPINQAVTTDSNGTGDCTGGYTILNPMSDDCTGGTWSAVFSGNSNGNPANVSGIANGSASSIITFQKGVTTVTLSATDGANNTATTCSFTITVTDNEQPTITCAGTVTINNTPGLCTGTTTLTAPTVSDNCTIYGNALDFDGSNDYISFTANLSTVTNFTYETWVYPRSNSGWQRILDFGNAPGVNIFFTTSYDGAGRPRFAINYGVGEQIISAPSPLTLNTWQHIAVTLGGGVARMYINGILVATNISFTYTPSIVGGTVNNWIGRSQYADPYFNGKLDEIRIWNVTRTAVEISANMNAELNAQPGLLAVYHLNQGTAGGANAGINTAIDASGNSRTGTLNNFALTGATSNWVGGVFGSLTNNAPTTYPVGNTTVVWTATDAAGITATCSQTVTVVDNQPPSVTCPATTTTINTNAGASCQITIPNYAALLSPTDNCTASGSIVEAQTIPAGAYNVSGDGATVVVNYTATDGATVPKTTTCTVTITVNDDDAPTFTCPTPTLVLNTTGNGSCEVSIPDLVAMVSDAADNCGLAAVPVTQSIPAGAYSGVSDGNTIPVVVTVTDAATPANTTTCTITFTVNDDDAPVVTCPSATTVINTNAGSSCEITIPNYVAMLSPTDNCTASGSIVEAQTIPAGAYNTGVYHGATITVQYSATDSASPANTTTCTVVITVNDDDAPTLANPGDQVLNTILNTCAANYTIIDPLTDNCVATWSYTLSGATFGASSGIADGSNSNVISFNKGITNVTLNGIDEASNLAMTVWFTVTVLDIQAPTLTCPSNQVFNTAPNSCNATFTLVDPIYDNCPGVTWGFGLSGATTSSNSGISDGANINNVSFNPGVTTVTYSGVDASGNLATTCSFTVSVTDNQPPTFTCPTPPLTLNTTGNNNCEVVIPNLVPLVIPSDNCGLAVPAVTQSIAAGVYTGVSHGSTIPVSLTVTDASGNTAGCTVTFTVNDNDAPGLSCPSNIVQASNPSTCEASVPFTLPTPTDNCTGATLVSTHLPGSSFVVGTTTVVLIATDGAGNSTSCSFTVTVNDVTPPLAVCPSNISQPASPGQCFAPITFTIPPASDNCTGNPSEFSNIPSGSNFAVGTTTVQITASDAANNTGTCSFTVTVTDNQTPVAQCPASITQTVGTGVCNTAVSFTLPPASDNCSVVQVANPASGSSFGLGTSTVTVTATDASNNSSSCSFTVTINGTAPPVANCPANIIQGVDTGQCFATVNFTLPAPSDDCGATSTANPASGSTFGIGTTTVTVTATDAVGNIGTCSFTVTVPNPVAPAIYGTPTGCSIVTLTASGGTSYQWSGGNTPNQALNSFTTSGTYTVTVTNGNGCVNTASVVVTVIPTTFNVTTVSTCNSFFWPITGLTYTATGLYHHLVGCHTETLDLTIANGGNTTNTTYMFACVSYTWPVNGQTYTETGIYTHTVGCTTEILDLTINEGNETIGYVSGITSSICEGETISTTANGGTNYQWSGPNGYTATGAILNRPNATTDMTGLYTVTISAGNGCIETIITTLITVNTNPVAGITGVNNLCIGNTIMLTATGGNFYQWSGPGGYTNSGAVLTRVNATAPMSGVYTVTVTNANGCIGTASMNVTVNAAPVITITGATAVCTGSIINLTATGGVTYQWSGPGGFTFNGANMTRTAAAGTGGSYSVTVTDANGCTGIKAVTVSVTTSTVSANITGTLTYCAGTTITLTASGGVSYQWSGPGGYSATGNVLSIPNSTPAMSGVYVVTVTNAGGCTASNSRNITVYPLPNAVITGNTNICVGSTLILSASGGTSYVWSGPGFSSTSANISRANATVAMSGTYTVTVTGTGGCKSTASVLVTVNAKPVITITGATSVCSGTTITFTATGGVSYAWSGPGGFTDTGATMERPGATTAMAGVYKVTVTNAAGCTNTASKSVTVLASPNAVITGMSSVCVGANLSQSASGGTSYLWSFPDGPTANTAAFVRIGATLPMGGTYTVTVTASNGCKSTASKVIAVSACKSDLIGEEMVQELTAYPNPTGGLTTIAFTSVEAEHVSLSVFNTEGKEVATLFNGQTEALTNYDFELDLSLLTPGLYYAVLHPANGQIQRIKLMVVR